CACGGTCTCGCGGTCGTCAGATACTTCCAAAAGAAAAAACATTTACTCCGTTACGCTCGGGATTTACGGGTCCGCTTTTTATTACCGGCTTTCTCTTTCTGATCGCTTCCTACCCCCTTGACCTGGCAGGGAACGCACTTCTCCAGTTTGTCATCCACGATCCGGTACGCATTCGCAAGCACCGAGGAGTTCGAGATCATCCCCGACAGGAGAATCGTTTCAAGGACTTCTTCCCGGGTCGCCCCCATCTTGATTGCGGCCTGCATGTGGTAGCTCGTACAGTGCGGGCATTTCAAGGCCGCACCGACCGCCATGCTGATCAGCTCCACGTACTTGGGGTCGAGCGGGCTTGTCTCTGCTACTGTAGTCTTGTAGAGCAGGTGGGAGATGAGCGCCTCGGGCCGCTCGCCCATGTGTTTGAAGATGAGCGGCACCTTGCCGTACTCTTTTTCAATGATCCCCAGCCACTCGTCTGCGGTTGCCGCCGTGCCCTTCTCGACAATATACCGGAGCCGGTCCTCGAACTCGATCTCGCGCTTGCGTCCCATATCTCATCCTCACACAACGATGTTTGTCTCCGAGAACGGTTTTACCCGCACAATGATATAGTCCCGCATCCGCGAAGGTTCGACGTCGGCGATCTCGCCGATGGTGATCCCGTCCTCAATCTCTGCCCTGCGCACGGCATCCGCGTACGTGTCGTACGGCAGCTTCACCCGGAGCCCTGCCATCTGGACCGTGAGCGGCGTCGGGGAGGTCACGTACTGGATCTCGGGCACCTTCTCCCGGATGACATCCATGAGCCGGGCCGGGGCAACCGAGAGGGGGTCTTTTGCGATCTCTTCACGGCGCTTTGAAAGGACTCTGGTGATCTCCGCAATGATCTCGTCGAGTTTCTCCAGCTCCTCCGATTCCTTGGTGCGGTGCATGAACCTGCCGACGTTTCCCACGTAGCCGTCAACCTTCGGCTGGACAATACGTTCGAGCACCTCCTTGTCCGGGCCGCCGCAGATAACGACCGGCACCTCGATCCCCCGGAGGATTACCGGCATCTTTTTCTCGATACAGTGCTCGAAGTTCCCGAGCAGGTATACCGCGATGTCGTGCTCGTTTATGACATCGCGTTCCTCATCGTTGATCCCCGCGATCCGTTTCCCCACGCCCCGGGCCATCCCTACCATGTTGCTCTTTGCCCCGAGCCGGCGCACGTACTCCGCGATATCGCAGGACGGGTGGGGCAGGTGGTGGATCTCGAGGCTCATACTTACGACCGCGATCTCGGTCCCCACGAGCGGGGAGTCCGTAACCTCGCCGGCAAGCGGTTTTCCTATCGCCCGGATCAGCTCCACGTCCTCTTTGGGGACAAAGCACTGGAGCACGACTTCCTGGGCTATCATGTGCTTCTGGACAATGTAGCCGCCGAGGTCTTCGATGAGGTCGATGATCTCGTTGTGCCGGTACACTCCGCCCTTGTAGGTGATCGGGACAAGGATCATGGCGTCTCCCCCATAAGCGCGAACTTCTCATTTACGAGCCCAAGGCTGGCATCGGTGAGTGTATCCTCGCTGGCAACAAACGAGAACTTCTCTTTCCCGAAGTCCTCGCTCCTGACCCGGAACCCCTCCGGGCAGATGCATTTCATGGCATAGACGAGATCCTTGTAGAGCGACTGGCTCGGGTCGGCGATCTGGATCTCCTCGATCTCCGCTGCGGTTGCCGGGACATTATAGAGGATCACCGTGAACCGGTCCGGCTGCTCGACATGGTCTTTGCCGAACCGGTCCCAGAAAACTTTGAGCATCTGGGAGAGGTAGGTCTCGTCAGAGATAGAAAGCGTGATCTTTCCTTCGAGGGGATTCACGTTTGCGATATCCCCGACTTTTACGATAGTCGTGACTTTTTTTAAGATCCCGACTGCGACGAAGATGGGGACCTTGGGGTCGATGTAGATGTGGATCTTGTGGACCACCCTGAGCAGGTTATGGTCGAGCAGCACGTCGTTAGCTATCTGCTTATAGTTCTCGCCGCCCGCCTTCTCGGTACATTCGACCTCGAAATACTCAATGGCCTGCATCTGTCCCGTCCTTTTTGATAAACCCTGATGCAAGCAGCGCCGAGCCGACCGCACCGATGTACTGGGAGTGCGGCGGGACGACCACGTTGATCTTTAAGAGTTCGCCCATTGCATGCACTAGTCCCTCGATGAGCGAGGTGCCGCCGACCATGAGCACGGGTTCCTTGATGTCCACTTCCTGGAGCTGCTGCTCGAAGACCTGTTCGGCAACGCTGTGGCAGGCGGCCGCGGCCACGTCTTCCCGGGTGCTGCCGGCAGCG
This sequence is a window from Methanoregula sp. UBA64. Protein-coding genes within it:
- a CDS encoding carboxymuconolactone decarboxylase family protein; translated protein: MGRKREIEFEDRLRYIVEKGTAATADEWLGIIEKEYGKVPLIFKHMGERPEALISHLLYKTTVAETSPLDPKYVELISMAVGAALKCPHCTSYHMQAAIKMGATREEVLETILLSGMISNSSVLANAYRIVDDKLEKCVPCQVKGVGSDQKEKAGNKKRTRKSRA
- a CDS encoding methanogenesis marker 7 protein gives rise to the protein MILVPITYKGGVYRHNEIIDLIEDLGGYIVQKHMIAQEVVLQCFVPKEDVELIRAIGKPLAGEVTDSPLVGTEIAVVSMSLEIHHLPHPSCDIAEYVRRLGAKSNMVGMARGVGKRIAGINDEERDVINEHDIAVYLLGNFEHCIEKKMPVILRGIEVPVVICGGPDKEVLERIVQPKVDGYVGNVGRFMHRTKESEELEKLDEIIAEITRVLSKRREEIAKDPLSVAPARLMDVIREKVPEIQYVTSPTPLTVQMAGLRVKLPYDTYADAVRRAEIEDGITIGEIADVEPSRMRDYIIVRVKPFSETNIVV
- a CDS encoding methanogenesis marker 17 protein, encoding MQAIEYFEVECTEKAGGENYKQIANDVLLDHNLLRVVHKIHIYIDPKVPIFVAVGILKKVTTIVKVGDIANVNPLEGKITLSISDETYLSQMLKVFWDRFGKDHVEQPDRFTVILYNVPATAAEIEEIQIADPSQSLYKDLVYAMKCICPEGFRVRSEDFGKEKFSFVASEDTLTDASLGLVNEKFALMGETP